The Plasmodium malariae genome assembly, contig: PmUG01_00_28, whole genome shotgun sequence genome has a window encoding:
- the PmUG01_00054200 gene encoding fam-l protein yields the protein MEKKMMIILRIKIYAFILLSWTNHFKNDVSTFKMSEVDNYKLEKKINASTYRILAKYKQDKDSCAVYLHEYIPKYQSKEKRYVSNNEEKNPETKKQSNGRALVNEGGHKQHMKNKSFMFETRAYSRIEKKIFKELDYLDFLQNNRTITNKFFRKIIFKKKKVRICLPLFLFLFLLISIILDFSCGYGIIGGLLKVLKNTHGAKWSSPLRAFLGKLNLDFLWHTAKIPVNGASTSPRNWTFITKPFLIYIIYCIPLLVLGITIILGIFYYHKKVKKYQEIKFRKR from the exons atggaaaaaaaaatgatgataattttacgtattaaaatttatgcgTTTATACTTTTATCCTGGACAaaccattttaaaaatgacgta agTACATTTAAGATGTCTGAAGTTGATAACTACAagcttgaaaaaaaaataaatgcaagCACATATAGGAtactagcaaaatataaacaagaTAAGGATTCATGTGCtgtatatttacatgaatatataccAAAATATcaatcaaaagaaaaaaggtaCGTATctaataatgaagaaaaaaaccCAGAAACAAAAAAGCAGTCAAATGGAAGGGCATTAGTGAATGAAGGAGGTCATAAGCaacatatgaaaaataaatcttttatGTTTGAAACAAGAGCATATTCTcgtatagaaaaaaaaatattcaaagaattAGATTACTTAGATTTTCTTCAAAACAACAGAACTATTACTAATAAGTTTttcagaaaaataatatttaaaaaaaaaaaagtacgaATTTGTTTACctttattcttattcttgtttttattaatctCAATAATATTAGATTTTTCTTGTGGTTATGGAATTATTGGGGGATTGCTAAAAGTACTGAAAAACACACATGGAGCTAAATGGTCAAGTCCCTTACGTGCTTTCTTGGGGAAACTCAATTTAGACTTTTTGTGGCATACAGCTAAGATTCCTGTGAATGGTGCATCAACATCTCCTAGAAATTGGACTTTTATAACTAAACcttttctaatttatataatttattgtataCCTCTCCTAGTACTGGGTATCACCATTATATTAGGAATTTTTTACTACcataaaaaggtaaaaaaatatcaagaAATTAAGTTCAGGAAAAGGTAA
- the PmUG01_00054300 gene encoding fam-l protein, producing MEEKINSMLFVKITTLIVLSWICYIYIYTSTKKSSLDKCYSYCKKLYSRNYRLMAQYNEDKDSVFVCLNENVPNGVNYKRDIANNEKLVVEKEKKLNRRFSRNVRCHKKNMKNKSCVFETKKYSRLEKKIFKELDYTDFLKNSRTISEKTYNKIMRKKYGLRLALPVIVILLLSTSLILDFGGFGLIGALIKTLNAITTGWLESLHIALKGSFLCDFLKSVGKGVKSVSRKGKAVPDHYYVTGFFGIFIYLIPFIVIGVTIILWVIYYHKKVKKYEKIKFMKR from the exons atggaagaaaaaattaattcaatgttatttgttaaaattacTACCTTAATCGTTTTAAGTTGGATAtgctatatttatatatatacg AGCACGAAAAAAAGTTCTTTGGATAAATGTTACagttattgtaaaaaattatattcaagAAATTATCGTTTAATGGCACAATATAATGAGGATAAGGATTCAGTTTTTGTATGTTTAAACGAAAATGTACCAAATGGGGTAAACTATAAAAGAGATATAgctaataatgaaaaattggtcgtagaaaaagagaaaaaattaaatagacGTTTTTCAAGAAATGTAAGAtgccataaaaaaaatatgaaaaataaatcgtGTGTATTTgagacaaaaaaatattcccgtttggaaaaaaaaatattcaaagaactgGACTATACAGATTTTCTGAAAAACAGCAGAACAATTAGTGAAAAGacttacaataaaataatgcgTAAAAAATACGGATTGCGACTAGCTTTACCTGTTATCGTAATACTATTACTATCAACATCGCTCATATTGGATTTTGGCGGATTTGGACTTATAGGAGCGTTGATTAAGACATTGAATGCAATTACAACAGGATGGTTGGAAAGTTTACATATAGCATTGAAGGGATCGTTCTTATGTGATTTCCTCAAATCTGTAGGTAAAGGAGTGAAATCAGTATCAAGGAAAGGTAAAGCCGTTCCAGATCACTATTATGTAACAGGtttttttggtatttttatatatttaatacctTTCATTGTAATAGGTGTAACAATTATATTATGggtaatatattatcataaaaaagtaaaaaaatatgaaaaaattaaatttatgaaaaggtaa